The Papio anubis isolate 15944 chromosome 1, Panubis1.0, whole genome shotgun sequence genome window below encodes:
- the CD2 gene encoding T-cell surface antigen CD2, with protein sequence MSLPCKIVTSFLLIFHVSSKGAVSKEIRNALETWGALGQDIDLDIPSFQMSDDIDDIKWEKTSDKKKIAQFRKEKDTFEEKDAYKLFKNGTLKIKHLKIHDQDSYKVSIYDTKGKNVLEKTFDLKIQERVSEPKISWTCINTTLTCEVMNGTDPELNLYQDGKHLKLSQRVITHKWTTSLSAKFKCTAGNKVSKESRMETVSCPEKGLDIYLIIGICGGGSLLMVFVALLVFYITKRKKQRSRRNDEELEIRAHRVATEERGRKPHQIPASTPQNPAASQHPPPPPGHRSQAPSHRPLPPGHRVQHQPQKRPPAPSGTQVHQQKGPPLPRPRVQPKPPQGAAENSLSPSSN encoded by the exons ATGAGCCTTCCATGTAAAATTGTGACCAGCTTCCTTCTAATTTTCCACGTTTCTTCCAAAG GTGCAGTCTCCAAAGAGATTAGGAATGCTTTGGAAACCTGGGGAGCGCTGGGTCAGGACATCGACTTGGACATTCCTAGTTTTCAAATGAGTGATGATATTGAtgatataaaatgggaaaaaacttcagacaagaaaaagattgCACAATTCAGAAAAGAGAAGGACACTTTCGAGGAAAAAGATGCATATAAGCTATTTAAAAACGGAACTCTGAAAATTAAGCATCTGAAGATCCATGATCAGGATAGCTACAAGGTATCAATATAcgatacaaaaggaaaaaatgtgttgGAAAAAACATTTGATTTGAAGATTCAAG agaggGTCTCAGAACCAAAGATCTCCTGGACTTGTATCAACACAACCCTGACCTGTGAAGTAATGAATGGAACTGACCCCGAATTAAACCTGTATCAAGATGGGAAACATCTAAAACTTTCTCAGAGGGTCATCACACACAAGTGGACCACCAGCCTGAGTGCGAAATTCAAGTGCACAGCAGGGAACAAAGTCAGCAAGGAATCCAGGATGGAGACTGTCAGCTGTCCAG AGAAAGGTCTGGACATCTATCTCATAATCGGCATTTGTGGAGGAGGCAGCCTCTTGATGGTCTTTGTGGCACTGCTCGTTTTCTACAtcaccaaaaggaaaaaacagaggaGTCGGAGAAATG ATGAGGAGCTGGAGATAAGAGCGCACAGAGTAGCTACTGAAGAAAGGGGCCGGAAGCCCCACCAAATTCCAGCATCAACCCCTCAGAATCCAGCAGCTTCCCAACATCCTCCTCCACCACCTGGTCATCGTTCCCAGGCACCTAGTCATCGTCCCCTGCCTCCTGGACACCGCGTTCAGCACCAGCCCCAGAAGAGGCCTCCTGCTCCGTCGGGCACACAAGTTCACCAGCAGAAAGGCCCGCCCCTCCCCAGACCTCGAGTTCAGCCAAAACCTCCCCAAGGGGCAGCAGAAAACTCATTGTCCCCTTCCTCTAATTAA